TGCCAATTTGTTGGGTTTGTTGGTCTCAGTTCCTTATCTTTGCTTTTTGGTTGGTTAACTAGTTAGTGTGTCTCTAATGTGGTGTGCTTCCTGCAAATTTAGTGTGAGTATTGGACACATGTTTCAACATTTGATGCCTTACTATTAGCTCCTATGAGCTACTTATCATTTTCCTAATTGATTGAGGTTTATTTGATTGGTGCAGCTTCATTTGTTTGCTAAATGGGTGTCCTTCTGTGAGTTCCATGCATCAATAGGCGTGAGAAAGTTAGGCGTTTTGGGGGCAATGAGACTTTTTTGGGTTCTAAttgatttcatattattttagttGATAGGGTGTAGAATCTGAGACTATTTGGGTATCAGATAGCTATGTTAACACTTTAATAAGATTTTGTCTTGCTATGAATTTGACTATTTGATTGCTAGGTGATGTTTGGTTGGTAGGTGACAGTTAGATTGTCTGATTGTGGAACAAATCACAGGGTATTTGTCAATTATTGTATGCTGTAGAAGTGCTCGTTTGGCAATACAGCTTTGTTAAGGTGCACCGTAATTGGtcttgaatggtgaagttaggTAAACCGAGTTCCAAAATGGGTTTAAATGGAACTAATTTGTAACCATAGAGTGCTGCATATTTCATCCAAAGTGCTCAATCAGACTATGTGGGAGGTAGATTTGAAAATGATTTCCCTTTTTGAATGATGGCATCTGGCAATCTGGcatgttgcattttttttgccattttgTTGCTTGCATCTTCTATTCAAAGTTGAGGTATTTGAAAGAAATTATGCAGCCTTCTGACTGCAGACTCGTTTACTTTCAGGCTTCTGACTCCACCAGGAACTCCACTTTTTCCATCTCTAGAATCTGAGTCAAAAAAATCCCCAGGGAGCCAAACTGGAACCCCCAAAACTCGTCCAACTGCCTTAAAATCAAGGGTGAGTCATTTGAACATGAGCTGCACTTTGGTTTAACTTCATATACATCTCAACAGCAAAATTTCCTTTCTTGGTGGATATCaaatgatttgatatgaaCAAATCTATGGCCCAAAAGTGGTTTCACTGTATcttaaagttgatttaaatttCCGAGTCCATTGCCTCGTAGACCTGTcaacatatttttctcaaagatagcatTTCATTTATGTTGGGCGGCGAGTTTAAAGCATACTTGTAGATTATCTTTTGACTGAAAAGCCTTTCACTTGTCTGTCATAAAAAAAGCCATTTcttcatttattaaaatgcATTTTAGTTTCATCGGTTAATTACTTCTCTTAAGGTATGATTCTTGTTCCTGACTGTTTACATCTTCATTaactttctattttatctGTTTGTTTATGGCATTCTAGCTGGCCAATCAGCCCGATCCTCCATCAAGAACAACCCTTCCATTGAGAACAACATCGTCAAACAACTTGAACTCAGCTGCCACAACACGTAGGCCCTCATCTTCTGGAGGACATACATCTAACTCATCAAGGCCTTCAACACCAACTGGGCGTCCTGCACTGACCAATACATCCAAAGGTTCAAGACCTTCAACACCAACATCTCGAGCAACTGTGCCTTCTAAGTCTGGACCTCCTGCCCGAAGATCATCAACGCCCACATCCAGGTCAACACTTACTTCAGCAAGGTCAATAACACCTTCAAGGACGTCTGGCCCTGCTACCAGGACATCAGTTCCTTCAGGTAGAGCTTCAGCACCTGTTAGCAGGTCATCCACTCCTACAAGATCATCAATACCTGCTACCAGGTCATCAACACCATCATCAAGGCCCTCCATACCAGCACAAAGCAAGCCAGTATCAAGGTCATCAACCCCAACAAGACGGCCTTCTTCCACTTCCACTCAGCATGGTAGCTTGGCTGCACCAGTTCGATCTTCCTCAATCTCCAAACCAGCCCCTACAATATCTAAAAGTTCTTCACCAGCAAAAACAATAGCATCAACACCTTCCAGGGGCAGCTCACCTACTGTCAAATCAAGACCATGGAAGCCATCTGAAATGCCTGGCTTCTCACTTGATGCCCCTCCAAATCTGAGGACATCACTACCTGAAAGACCAACCTCTGCCACTCGGGGCAGACCTGGAGCTCCTAGTTCTAGGTCTTCTTCTGTGGAGTCTGGGCCAGCTGCTCGGCCAAGGCGGCAGTCTTGCTCTCCCTCTAGAGGGAGGACTTTAAATGGTAGTGTGCCTTCAGGGAGTTCAATGCCAGCAGTGAGAAGATCGCATCTTAGCAATGGAGGTGACAGTGTCAATCCTGTTCAAATGGGTAATAAGATGGTTGAGAGGGTAGTGAACATGAGAAGATTAGTTCCTCCAAAACATGATGACCAAAGATCCAGCCTCAACAGTCTATCTGGAAAGTCATCAAATTCTCCAGATAGCTCTGGCTTCGGTAGGACattgtcaaaaaaatcacTGGACATGGCTCTTCGACATATGGTACACTTACTCTCTCTTAGATAgtccataaaataaatttatatgctcCATTAACTTAAATCTGGGTGTATTATTTTACACAGGACATACGGCGCAGCATTCCAAACAATTTACGACCTCTTATGACAAGCATACCAGCATCCTCTGTGCATAGTGCACGGTCAGGGTCTACAAGGAGTAGACCAATTAGTGTTTCTGACTCTCCTCTTGCAACAAGCAGCAATGCCAGTTCTGAGCCGAGCGTCAACAACAACCTGATGTGCTTGGACAGTATCGATATCGATGATGAGTTGTGCAGCGATAGGGCAGGGCAATACAGGCGATGATTTGCTTCTTAATAGTATAATAGTTATGGTCCCTGCGAAATTTTACGACCTTAAAATGTTCAGAGCAGTGGGAGGATCATCTTCAAGATGATCTCTTGGGTTCAATTCTCATATGTAGTTCATTGGTTGTACAATATTTATCCGGTTTATTCATGTTATGTTGCGAGCTGCTCCATGTGCAACTTTATTCTGGACCTTATATGTCATTGAAAAGCGTCTTTTATGTGTTCAGTCCTTGACTATCATCCTCAGTACTTTGGGAGTTTTAAGTTAGGTCTTTTTAGCCCCTTGAGTCTTGAGACCATTTTGTAGCGGATTTCATGCTACACCCTGGTAGTCAAATGTGTTTTCCCTGCTGAACTATATGGCATTTTTCTCTGTTATTGTATCAGCAATGTAAATTTAGTACAGTAGCATTTTTCTTCCTGGAAGTAATATTCTCAGGGGACAGTCAATGcttccttaaaaaaatgttactgtAATATTGTAAATTCGAAATTGTGAAGCCAATTAGCTAAATGTACATGTACATGGAGTAATGAAAACTAAATAAGATCACTCTCACATTCTCTGAAGGTCAATCGCTGCTGAATTTTCCACATTTCAAGGAACCCTATAATAAGGTGGCACTCATTTTCTTCCCACTATACAGATAAAATTACATACTGAATGCAATTATACCTGTAGCTCAGTTAAGCTGATGAAAATTACATCCAGGATCATGTGCCAATATGCTCTTCTACTTTAATACACATGCTACCAAATACTACAGCAACAAATGAGCTACCACAGGAAAAGCTCCTGCATTTTATTCTGCTACTGCAAGGAGCAATGGAGCTCATAGGCCCCAAACCCTTATGACAAAGGCTAAGACAAACAAAATAGGGAGCCGACAATGTTACATACATCTCAGTATCTCACAGAAGCAAGCACTATGGAGGATGATGAGGCTCGTGAGTTGTGACCTGTGACTGTTTCTTTGTCTTCACAAGTCAAAATCAGTTAGTTGTGATGCATCAAAGGGGAATGGGTAGGGTAGGCAGACTAGAAGTCCAAAGAGCAAAATGGCTACACCAATGCTGATGTAGTTGTTCTCAGGTTCTGTTATTTCTTCAGAGAGAGGAGCTATTGGTCCCCTCTGCAAGAAGAAGATCAGCACCACCCAGTAGAACGCGACGTCGTTGAAGAGTGCTGAGATTCCAAGCAATCCAATGGAGAAGCTGCTGATTCGAGTTGCTATCTGTCACAAGATGAGGTTGAGATTGATCACAGTTGCCAGATGGGTGGAACCAGTAATTTTCCAAAACTAGGGCTCAAACAGTAGAGCATAAATtttaagtactccctccagtgCAAAtgtgaactaaccaacgtcaaacaaaaaagataggagggagtattttcttaatgcatttttttagccAGGCGTAGGGCTCAAGCTCAATTGCCCCATGCCTGGTTCCACCCCTGGTTGCCACAAGTCAAGGATGAGACACTGAAGTTCTTCCCAGCTTCAGGTAGCCAATAATCACCTCTATATATTGTACAAACTTTACAATAGTAACAAATTTCTTTACCTTTCTTCCCCACATGGAAAATGCTATGCGGCCGCCATCAAGCTCTCCTGCAGGGATGCTATTGATGGCATTAATCAGGAGACCAGCCCAGGCCCATAAGACCAGTGGATTGACGGACAGTTTTGTTCCTTcttttagagcatctccaagaatAAGCTTCGCTGTACCaagcaaaaatatatcaactaCAAAGTTTTTGAAGTtcataaaaattctatatgtGTTAATATTCCATCCCAtcttcttgaaaaaaaatgcttgatTGCAAACAAGTACTAgaaaatccagaaaaaaagaGGGTCCCATGTGTAGTTATGATCTTAGATAAAGGCGCCTACCAAGACCGCCAACAAGAAATGACTCATGAAATACTGAGGGATCTATCACAAGACCAAGGCCATCACTTGGAGGTAAGATGAAGCCCAGCAGCAAAAGAACAAATCCTAGGGAGAACCCTGCCAATGGTCCAGCAGCTGCTACCTTCAGTAGGTCCTCACGATTGCGGACAATATTGATAATTCTGGTAATAGCACCAAAAGATCCTATCTAcaataaatataacaatttcAGTATGACATGATGTGTCAAGATTAAGTAATTAGTTAAATGATAACCCATTATGCatgcgcacacacacacacactgacGCACAAAACCCCACAACGCCATGACTTTCAAAGTCCCCAAATTTAAAAAGAGGCCTATCATATACTACTAAGTGTATCTCAGACCACACAGTTTCTTTTTGCTAGCAAGTTTTTATCAAAGGAAATAAGAAAGGAAAACATCCGGGGTTAAGAAATGTCAAGTTTTaaacatagaaatattttctggtagctagaacatatatattcttcaaGTGAAATTGTAGACTAGCCATCCAGCTTACCTGCCAGCTAGGAACAAAATATGGTACGGCAAGCTTGATTCCAGTATCCCTAGCAGCAAGAATATGTCCAATCTCATGAACGCCTATTATGACTGCAGTAACTAGGGCGCCATAAACTCCATCTTTTAATAACTCAAGGTTGTCAAATGTTGATCTGGAAAACAAATACCCATATACATGTTATatggccttttttttctctttccaaaTAGAAATAATAGCAATCTTTAGCTACATGAATCAGGATATAGAAGTAATGGAATTGGAAAAATCAATGCTACATGTAAAGGAAGACATGAGTTTTAC
This is a stretch of genomic DNA from Oryza brachyantha chromosome 1, ObraRS2, whole genome shotgun sequence. It encodes these proteins:
- the LOC102710912 gene encoding mucin-5AC; protein product: MHRVAMAAGGGGDGGDARGRTLGAVIKEKDDELALFLEMRRREKERGAAAAAAAAAEQLLVSGDGVGVAGDGVLLVDRPPPPPAEPKATAYKMAGGFRRAPGGADDFLNSDGGDKNDYDWLLTPPGTPLFPSLESESKKSPGSQTGTPKTRPTALKSRLANQPDPPSRTTLPLRTTSSNNLNSAATTRRPSSSGGHTSNSSRPSTPTGRPALTNTSKGSRPSTPTSRATVPSKSGPPARRSSTPTSRSTLTSARSITPSRTSGPATRTSVPSGRASAPVSRSSTPTRSSIPATRSSTPSSRPSIPAQSKPVSRSSTPTRRPSSTSTQHGSLAAPVRSSSISKPAPTISKSSSPAKTIASTPSRGSSPTVKSRPWKPSEMPGFSLDAPPNLRTSLPERPTSATRGRPGAPSSRSSSVESGPAARPRRQSCSPSRGRTLNGSVPSGSSMPAVRRSHLSNGGDSVNPVQMGNKMVERVVNMRRLVPPKHDDQRSSLNSLSGKSSNSPDSSGFGRTLSKKSLDMALRHMDIRRSIPNNLRPLMTSIPASSVHSARSGSTRSRPISVSDSPLATSSNASSEPSVNNNLMCLDSIDIDDELCSDRAGQYRR
- the LOC102711191 gene encoding probable zinc metalloprotease EGY2, chloroplastic isoform X2 produces the protein MAMATRRKKSLEMTLHHLQLIVRHKKMDMQKVTLMQIIFPMLRQTKDETLNSSDTVQNIDADATAANDAQDKVEVVDVAVGSPLPGMKQQLDESVRIPKATIDILKDQVFGFDTFFVTSQEPYEGGILFKGNLRGQPAKSYEKITNRLQNKFGDQYKVFLLINPEDEKPVAVVVPRQTLQPETTAVPEWFAAASFGVVTIFTLLLRNVPVLQDNLLSTFDNLELLKDGVYGALVTAVIIGVHEIGHILAARDTGIKLAVPYFVPSWQIGSFGAITRIINIVRNREDLLKVAAAGPLAGFSLGFVLLLLGFILPPSDGLGLVIDPSVFHESFLVGGLAKLILGDALKEGTKLSVNPLVLWAWAGLLINAINSIPAGELDGGRIAFSMWGRKIATRISSFSIGLLGISALFNDVAFYWVVLIFFLQRGPIAPLSEEITEPENNYISIGVAILLFGLLVCLPYPFPFDASQLTDFDL